The Thermotoga sp. Ku-13t genomic sequence GTTCGAAGGACTTTCGAAGATCGTGGAACCCGAAAAGTTGAAAGAAGAACTCGCGGAACTGGAGCGAGAACTTTCAAACAACGATGTCTGGAAAGATCCCAAAAAGGCTGCAGAAATATCCAAAAAGATGCGCCACATCAAGGACCTGCTCTCGGACTTTGAAAAGATCAGGAAAGCCTTCGAGGACGTCGAGGTCGGTCTTGAACTCGCCGAAGAGGACGGCGAGATAGCCCAGCACGTCGAACAGATCGTCTCCGAGCTGCAAAAGGACATAAAACGTCTTGAGCTCGAGCTCGTTCTGAACGATCCACTGGATATCAACAACGCTTATCTGTCTGTGCATCCCGGCGCCGGTGGTACAGAATCGCACGACTGGGCCCAGATGCTGCTGAGGATGTACATGAGGTGGGCCGAGAAAAAGGGCTTCGATGTGGAACTGCTCGATTTCCAGCCGGGCGAAGAGGCCGGAGTGAAGAGTGCGACAATCCTGATCAAAGGCGAGTACGCTTACGGCTTGCTGAAATACGAGCGGGGTATTCACAGACTCGTGAGGATTTCCCCGTTCGACGCGTCGCACAGGCGCCACACATCCTTCGCCTCGGTGAACGTCATTCCTGAAATAGATGATGACATAGAGATCGAAATAAGGCCGGAAGATCTGAAGATAGAAACTTTCAGGGCATCTGGACACGGCGGCCAGTACGTGAACAAAACCGATTCTGCAGTCAGGATAACACACATTCCAACAGGCATCGTCGTGAGCTGTCAGAGCGAAAGATCGCAGCATCAGAACAAGGCCACCGCTCTGAAAATGCT encodes the following:
- the prfB gene encoding peptide chain release factor 2 → MIAYETKVKIEELRDKFEGLSKIVEPEKLKEELAELERELSNNDVWKDPKKAAEISKKMRHIKDLLSDFEKIRKAFEDVEVGLELAEEDGEIAQHVEQIVSELQKDIKRLELELVLNDPLDINNAYLSVHPGAGGTESHDWAQMLLRMYMRWAEKKGFDVELLDFQPGEEAGVKSATILIKGEYAYGLLKYERGIHRLVRISPFDASHRRHTSFASVNVIPEIDDDIEIEIRPEDLKIETFRASGHGGQYVNKTDSAVRITHIPTGIVVSCQSERSQHQNKATALKMLKARLYQLELAKRREQLEEIQGELKDIAWGNQIRSYVLHPYKMVKDHRTEVEVGNADAVLDGELDLFIEAELLYFAKK